The nucleotide sequence TCAACACCCTCTCCTTCTGGGCCCTCCAGCGCGACTCGGGCTCGTGCCCCGGCACCGGCGGCTCCGACAGCTGCTCGGGGATCCCGCAGGACCCGTGGTACTTCACCCACACCTTCGCGCCGTTCACCGGCGGCGGCAGCGGCCCGGTGACCAACGACTTCTCGGTCTCCGTCGCCCCGGGCTCCGCTTCGGTGCAGCCCGGCGGCTCGACCACGGCGAGCGTGAAGACGGCCGTCACCTCCGGCACGGCGCAGACCCTCGCGCTCAAGGCCACCGGCGCGCCCGCGGGCGTGACGGCGGCGCTCAGCCCGGCGTCGGTCACCGCCGGCGCCTCGGCCACGCTCTCGGTCAGCGCCTCCGCTTCGGCCGCGCCGGGGACGTACCCGCTCACGGTGACGGCGACGGCCGGGTCGGTCAGTCACACCGCCACCTTCACCCTGACGGTCCCGGGACCCGGTGGGGACAGCGGCGCCCTGGTCAACGGCGGCTTCGAGAGCGCGTCCCTGGCACCCTGGACCTGCGAGAGCGGCGGCGCGCTGGTCACCACGCCGGTGCACGGCGGTACGCACGCGCTGAAGTCGGCGCCCACCTCCGCGCAGACGGGGCAGTGCGGCCAGACGCTCACCCTCAGCCCCAACACGCACTACACGCTGAGCGGTTGGGTGCAGGGCAGCTACGCCTACCTGGGGGTGAGCGGCGGTGCCACCGCCAGCGCCTGGACCAGTTCGACCGGCTGGTCCAAGCTGACGGTGCCCTTCACTACCGGCGCCTCCGGCACGGTCACCGTCTACCTGCACGGCTGGTACGGCCAGTCGGCGGTGTACGGAGACGACTTCTCGCTGACCTGAGAGCCGTCTAACGTGGGGGTGTGATTGATGCTGATGACGTGCGCCGTATCGCACTGTCGCTCCCCGAGACGCTGGAGAAGGAAGCGTGGCGCATGCCCACGTTCCGGGTCGCCGGCAAGATGTTCATCACGGTCCCCGACGACCAGACGTCGTTCGCCGTGCGCTGCCCCAGGCACGAGCGGACCGAACTGATCGCGGCGGAACCCCAGAAGTTCTGGGTGCCGCCGCACGAGGCGAGTTCGTCCTGGGTGCGGGTACGGCTCGCCGCCCTGGAGGATCTCGACGAGCTGTACGACATCCTGGCCGACTCCTGGAAGCAGGCCGCACCGGACCGGCTCACGGAGAACTTCGTGGCCACCGCGCGCCGGGATCCCGGCTCCGTGTGAGAGGGCACGGCCGGCGGATCCACGGATCCGCCGGCCGTGCCGTCGGGTCTTGCGGCCAGCTCAGGCCAGCGCGGCCAGTTGGGACCCGGCCAGCAGGAAACCGCCCACACCGAAGTCGGCGGTGCTGTCGTAGGTGATGGGCTGGCTCGACTCGGGGCGGTCGCCGACCTTCTGTACGTAGCCGAGGACACCGTCCGGATGGACGGCGGTGGCGACCAGACCGTTCCAGCCCCGCGCGGCGACCGGCAGCAGAGCCGCGCTGTCGACCAGGCCCGCACCGATCGCGTACGCCGTCCCGTACACGAAGAACGCGGTGCCGCTGGTCTCAGGGCCCGGCAGATGCGCGGCGTCGCCGAGGTTGACGTTCCAGAAGCCGTCGGTGCGCTGGACCTTGGCCGTGGCCGTCACCAACTGGCGCAGCGTGTCGCGGTATTCGGCGACATGGCGCTCGGCTGCGGGCAGCGCCTTGAGTGCCTTGGTGTGGGCGCCGGCCACCCAGCCGTTGCCGCGTGACCAGAACACCGGCTTGCCGTTGGGGGAGACGATCCCGCCGCGTACGAAGTTCGCGTCGCGGTACCAGAGGCCGGAGGCCGAGTCGTACAGACCCGGGCCGCCCTCGGCGTGCTTGGTGTGGCTGTAGAGGCTGTACAGCTTCTCCCAGTACTGCGGATCGTCGCGCAGCGCGCCGATCCGCGCGAACGAGGGCATCGCCATGTGCAGCGCGTCGTCCCACCACCAGTCGTCGTTCTTGCCCGGCTGGTCGGTGTAGACCATGCGGTGCAGCGACGTCTCGATCGCGTCGAGCTTCTGGTCGTCCGGTTCGATCTCGTACAGGTCGAGATAGGCCTGGCCCGCGCACTGGTTGTCCGCGTGCCGGGTGGTGGTGCCGCCGATCAGCCCGTAGTCGTGGCTCTCCGCCCAGTTCCTCGCGTAGTTCAGATAGGCCGTGTCGTTCGTCAGTCTGAACAGGGCCAACAGCCCGCTGAAGAAGGTCGCGTTGGCCCAGCCGTTGTCGCCCGGGTTGACGTGTGCGCCGATCCAGTGGTCGGCCACCCGCC is from Streptomyces sp. NBC_00370 and encodes:
- a CDS encoding MmcQ/YjbR family DNA-binding protein — protein: MIDADDVRRIALSLPETLEKEAWRMPTFRVAGKMFITVPDDQTSFAVRCPRHERTELIAAEPQKFWVPPHEASSSWVRVRLAALEDLDELYDILADSWKQAAPDRLTENFVATARRDPGSV
- a CDS encoding glycoside hydrolase family 88/105 protein; translation: MDRRQLIAGGVAAATAATLLPALSGTATAASGRATTAAPSAQLPSRDDIISVLRRVADHWIGAHVNPGDNGWANATFFSGLLALFRLTNDTAYLNYARNWAESHDYGLIGGTTTRHADNQCAGQAYLDLYEIEPDDQKLDAIETSLHRMVYTDQPGKNDDWWWDDALHMAMPSFARIGALRDDPQYWEKLYSLYSHTKHAEGGPGLYDSASGLWYRDANFVRGGIVSPNGKPVFWSRGNGWVAGAHTKALKALPAAERHVAEYRDTLRQLVTATAKVQRTDGFWNVNLGDAAHLPGPETSGTAFFVYGTAYAIGAGLVDSAALLPVAARGWNGLVATAVHPDGVLGYVQKVGDRPESSQPITYDSTADFGVGGFLLAGSQLAALA